The Citrifermentans bemidjiense Bem genome window below encodes:
- a CDS encoding CBS domain-containing protein: MLVRDRMTPNPITITPDISVTEALRLMGDKKIRRLPVVERTGKLVGIVSDRDLFQASPSPATSLAIWEIHDLLAKLTVDKTMATDVITVTEDTPLEEAARVMVDRRIGGLPVMKGDALVGIITESDLFQALLELLGGRRHGVRLTVTTTGAKGTLADVAQTIYQAGGDIVGLGFSEVDGGTSDTWVNTFKVQGVDKDKLVEAIRPHVREIKDVRET; this comes from the coding sequence ATGCTTGTTCGAGACCGGATGACTCCAAACCCCATAACCATCACGCCTGATATCTCGGTGACTGAAGCGCTGCGCCTCATGGGCGACAAGAAGATCCGGCGCCTCCCCGTGGTGGAGCGTACCGGAAAGCTGGTGGGGATCGTATCCGACCGCGACCTGTTTCAGGCTTCCCCCTCGCCGGCGACCTCGCTGGCGATCTGGGAGATTCACGACCTGCTGGCGAAGCTCACGGTCGACAAGACCATGGCCACTGACGTCATCACGGTTACCGAGGACACCCCGCTGGAAGAGGCGGCCCGCGTCATGGTCGACCGCAGGATAGGCGGCCTTCCGGTAATGAAGGGTGACGCGCTGGTCGGCATCATCACCGAGAGCGACCTGTTCCAGGCGCTTTTGGAACTGCTGGGAGGGAGGCGGCACGGGGTGCGCCTCACCGTCACCACCACCGGCGCCAAGGGGACGCTGGCCGACGTGGCCCAGACCATCTACCAGGCCGGCGGCGACATCGTGGGCCTTGGCTTCAGCGAGGTGGACGGCGGCACGAGCGACACCTGGGTTAACACCTTCAAGGTGCAGGGGGTAGACAAGGACAAACTGGTAGAGGCGATCCGGCCGCACGTGCGCGAGATCAAGGACGTGCGCGAGACCTAA
- a CDS encoding ABC-F family ATP-binding cassette domain-containing protein — protein MITASNVTLSYGKRVLFKDVNIKFTPGNCYGLIGANGAGKSTFLKILSGEIEADKGDISVGKGRIAVLKQDQFAYDEHTVLNTVIMGHKKLFDIMAEREAIYSKPEFSEEDGIRSAELEADFAEMNGYEAESEAAVLLNGLGIPEEMRGKQMKELEGGEKVRVLLAQALFGNPDVLLLDEPTNHLDLKSISWLEEFLFRFQNTVIVVSHDRHFLNQVCTHIADIDFSRLQVYVGNYDFWYQASQLHLKQRQDDVKKTQDKATELKEFIQRFSSNASKAKQATSRKKLLEKLTIEDMPVSSRKYPWVVFKPERPCGDIILEVKGLSKAVDGVQIFKDLDLIVRKNDKIAFVGGNSLAKTTLFQILAGELEPDEGTFRWGVTITNAYFPKENGDYFKSDLNLIEWLGQYSPPTEGESFARGFLGRMLFSGDEALKKTSVLSGGERVRCMLSRMMLAGANVLMLDEPTNHLDLESITALNNGLISYTEVVLFASHDHEFVSTVANRIIEILPNGCIDRDMNFDDYLEDADVIAERDRLCNGHAELSL, from the coding sequence ATGATCACCGCATCAAACGTCACCCTCTCGTACGGCAAGAGGGTCCTGTTCAAGGACGTAAATATAAAATTCACCCCCGGCAACTGCTACGGCCTCATCGGGGCCAACGGGGCGGGGAAATCGACCTTCCTGAAAATCCTCTCCGGCGAGATCGAAGCCGACAAGGGAGACATCTCCGTCGGCAAAGGACGCATCGCCGTCTTGAAGCAGGACCAGTTCGCCTACGACGAGCACACGGTGCTGAACACCGTCATCATGGGGCACAAGAAGCTGTTCGACATCATGGCGGAGCGCGAGGCGATCTACTCCAAGCCGGAGTTCAGCGAAGAGGACGGCATCCGCTCGGCGGAACTGGAAGCGGATTTCGCCGAGATGAACGGCTACGAGGCGGAGAGCGAGGCGGCGGTACTGCTGAACGGTCTCGGCATCCCCGAGGAGATGCGCGGCAAGCAGATGAAGGAGCTTGAAGGCGGCGAGAAGGTCCGGGTGCTCCTGGCGCAGGCGCTCTTCGGCAACCCCGACGTGCTCCTCTTGGACGAGCCTACCAACCACCTGGACCTGAAGTCGATCTCGTGGCTGGAGGAGTTCCTGTTCCGCTTCCAGAACACCGTGATCGTGGTCTCCCACGACCGTCACTTCCTGAACCAGGTCTGCACCCACATAGCCGACATCGACTTCAGCCGACTCCAGGTCTACGTCGGCAACTACGATTTCTGGTACCAGGCAAGCCAGTTGCACCTGAAGCAGCGCCAGGACGACGTCAAGAAGACACAGGACAAGGCGACCGAGCTGAAGGAATTCATCCAGCGCTTCTCCTCCAACGCTTCCAAGGCGAAGCAGGCGACCTCCAGGAAAAAGCTTTTGGAGAAGCTGACCATCGAGGACATGCCGGTTTCCTCCAGGAAATACCCCTGGGTGGTTTTCAAACCGGAGCGTCCCTGCGGCGACATCATCCTTGAGGTGAAGGGGCTTTCCAAGGCGGTGGACGGGGTCCAGATCTTCAAGGATCTCGACCTGATCGTCAGGAAAAACGACAAGATCGCCTTCGTGGGGGGCAACTCGCTGGCGAAGACCACCTTGTTCCAGATCCTTGCCGGCGAGCTAGAGCCGGACGAAGGTACCTTCCGCTGGGGCGTCACCATCACCAACGCCTACTTCCCCAAGGAGAACGGCGACTATTTCAAGAGCGACCTGAACCTGATCGAGTGGCTGGGGCAGTATTCCCCTCCCACCGAAGGCGAAAGCTTCGCCCGCGGCTTCCTGGGCCGCATGCTCTTCTCCGGCGACGAAGCCCTGAAAAAGACCAGCGTCCTCTCCGGTGGCGAGCGGGTGCGCTGCATGCTCTCCAGGATGATGCTGGCCGGCGCCAACGTGCTGATGCTGGACGAGCCGACCAACCACCTCGACCTCGAGTCCATCACCGCGCTCAACAACGGGCTCATCTCCTACACCGAGGTGGTGCTCTTCGCCTCCCACGACCACGAGTTCGTCTCCACCGTCGCCAACAGGATCATCGAGATTCTCCCGAACGGCTGCATCGACCGCGACATGAACTTCGACGACTACCTGGAAGACGCGGACGTCATAGCGGAGCGCGACAGGCTTTGCAACGGCCACGCGGAGCTGAGCCTGTAG
- a CDS encoding DUF4124 domain-containing protein — MKHFLFYFILLAMVGMTWFLPAHSSADYYKYTDNRGTVNITNKLESVPARYRSTMKVVREEKKKAPAAEQQSTGAEQQAVPALEQQAVPEPERKPDTAFSRLCGRFVWLKPLLYVMGGLALFVGVIQVASMLASPMLSKLIYISFFFGVFVFLYKAYAEYMVASTAKIKENAVTIMKKSTNRELPALEEGGLPAQR; from the coding sequence ATGAAGCACTTTCTATTTTATTTTATACTGCTCGCCATGGTCGGAATGACCTGGTTTTTGCCTGCCCATTCGAGTGCAGATTACTACAAGTACACCGACAACCGCGGCACCGTTAACATCACCAACAAGTTGGAATCCGTTCCCGCCAGGTACCGCTCCACCATGAAGGTGGTGCGCGAGGAAAAAAAGAAAGCGCCGGCAGCCGAACAGCAGAGCACGGGGGCTGAGCAGCAGGCGGTCCCTGCGTTGGAGCAGCAGGCGGTTCCCGAACCGGAGCGAAAACCCGACACTGCATTCTCCCGGCTTTGCGGGCGCTTTGTCTGGCTGAAGCCGCTCCTGTATGTCATGGGCGGCCTTGCTCTCTTCGTCGGGGTGATCCAGGTGGCCTCCATGCTTGCATCCCCCATGCTTTCCAAACTCATCTACATCTCTTTTTTCTTCGGAGTCTTTGTCTTCCTTTACAAGGCATACGCAGAATATATGGTTGCCAGTACCGCCAAGATCAAAGAGAACGCAGTGACCATCATGAAGAAGTCAACGAACCGGGAGCTTCCCGCGCTTGAGGAGGGAGGGCTCCCCGCGCAGCGCTGA
- a CDS encoding methylenetetrahydrofolate reductase, whose protein sequence is MRIVEKMNQAQQFVSLEFFPPKDRNEWPAFFNTVDRLSQINPLFASVTYGAGGSTKGDTLEIVKRLQGGNGLDTMAHLTCVGAYRGDLQLFLDELALAGVKNVLALRGDLPKDTPPEFSACRTLLHASDLAAFIRESHPEMGVGVAGYPETHPEATDPESDLEYLKLKLDQGGDFVITQLFFDNQLYFDFVAKARAAGVDKPIIPGIIPVVSLKVIQRIISMCGATLPPAYLAELEEADRSGGAAAVQKAGIAYARRQAQELLDAGVPGVHIYTLNRDQAVLELVDGLLPS, encoded by the coding sequence GTGAGAATAGTGGAAAAGATGAACCAGGCGCAGCAGTTCGTTTCGCTTGAGTTCTTTCCCCCGAAAGATAGGAACGAGTGGCCGGCCTTCTTCAACACGGTGGACCGGTTGTCGCAGATAAATCCCCTTTTCGCCTCGGTAACCTATGGAGCCGGCGGCAGCACCAAGGGGGACACGCTGGAAATAGTGAAGAGGCTTCAAGGCGGCAACGGCCTGGACACCATGGCGCACCTGACCTGCGTCGGCGCCTATCGAGGCGACCTGCAGCTCTTCCTGGACGAGCTAGCGCTCGCCGGGGTCAAGAACGTCCTGGCCCTGCGCGGCGACCTCCCCAAAGACACGCCGCCCGAGTTCTCCGCCTGCCGCACGCTTTTACACGCCTCCGATCTCGCCGCCTTCATCAGGGAGTCCCATCCCGAGATGGGAGTCGGGGTCGCCGGCTACCCGGAAACGCACCCCGAGGCGACGGACCCGGAAAGCGATCTGGAATACCTCAAGCTCAAACTGGACCAAGGGGGCGATTTCGTCATCACCCAGCTGTTTTTTGACAACCAGCTCTACTTCGATTTTGTCGCGAAGGCGCGTGCAGCTGGCGTTGACAAGCCTATCATCCCCGGTATTATCCCGGTCGTCAGTCTCAAGGTGATCCAGCGCATCATCTCCATGTGTGGCGCGACGCTCCCCCCCGCATACCTTGCCGAACTCGAAGAGGCCGACCGCAGCGGCGGTGCGGCCGCGGTGCAAAAAGCCGGTATCGCCTACGCCAGGCGGCAGGCGCAGGAGCTTTTGGACGCCGGGGTCCCGGGCGTTCACATCTACACCCTGAACCGCGACCAGGCCGTGCTGGAGCTTGTAGACGGGCTGCTGCCGTCGTAG